A stretch of Fundicoccus culcitae DNA encodes these proteins:
- a CDS encoding M20 metallopeptidase family protein yields MSLNETILALLDQYNEEAIEVRHYLHRHPELSSKEFETSKYLKAFMTNLGYEIEAVEPDEISAGTGFTATLDTGRPGKTIGLRADIDALPVQETERNLANERIVRSENDGVMHACGHDGHMTTLLYAAKILKQLEDKLSGKVIFIFEEAEETNDGLPAMLRHLEGRGIDAIYGNHLAAFLESGKVSADPGPVMAAAAVINFEVVGKGGHGSRPDLAVNPLFAGVDILNSINIAWNNQINVEETVTLGLTQFHVGELHNVFADRAKIGGTLRYFNVEEGTKAYNTLMKVANGVAAVHNCTIVEAPSAGPATIPVINDEALAAQVKSGVEELFPGHLAENVKWYASESFSHFSKIAPSVFSFIGTKNEELGSGAEHHNEYFDIDDASLRYGIGTMVKFTVDNLAN; encoded by the coding sequence ATGAGTTTAAATGAAACAATTTTAGCCTTGCTCGATCAATATAATGAAGAAGCTATTGAAGTTCGTCATTATTTACATAGACACCCGGAGTTATCTTCTAAAGAATTTGAAACTAGCAAATACTTGAAGGCATTCATGACTAATCTTGGTTATGAAATTGAAGCAGTTGAACCGGATGAAATAAGCGCTGGTACTGGATTTACAGCTACATTAGATACAGGTCGTCCTGGTAAAACGATTGGTTTGCGCGCTGATATTGATGCTTTACCTGTTCAAGAGACAGAAAGAAACTTAGCTAATGAACGTATTGTTCGCTCTGAAAATGATGGTGTGATGCATGCATGTGGGCATGACGGACATATGACAACCTTGTTATATGCTGCTAAAATCCTAAAACAACTAGAAGATAAATTATCTGGAAAAGTAATCTTTATTTTTGAAGAAGCCGAAGAAACAAACGACGGTTTACCTGCTATGTTACGTCATTTAGAAGGTCGTGGTATTGATGCAATCTATGGAAACCACTTGGCTGCCTTTTTAGAATCAGGAAAAGTTTCAGCCGATCCCGGTCCTGTTATGGCTGCTGCTGCCGTAATTAATTTTGAAGTGGTTGGAAAAGGTGGACATGGTTCAAGACCTGACTTAGCGGTGAACCCATTATTTGCTGGTGTCGATATCTTGAATAGCATTAATATCGCTTGGAATAACCAAATCAATGTTGAAGAGACTGTTACTTTAGGTCTGACTCAATTTCATGTTGGCGAACTACATAATGTATTTGCTGACCGCGCTAAAATTGGTGGTACATTACGTTACTTTAATGTTGAGGAAGGTACAAAAGCATATAATACGTTGATGAAAGTTGCTAATGGCGTTGCGGCTGTTCATAATTGTACGATTGTTGAAGCACCTAGCGCTGGACCAGCTACAATCCCTGTTATTAATGATGAAGCTTTAGCTGCACAAGTTAAAAGTGGGGTTGAAGAATTATTCCCTGGACATCTTGCAGAAAATGTTAAATGGTATGCCTCTGAATCATTTTCACATTTTAGTAAAATTGCACCTTCTGTCTTCTCATTTATAGGTACTAAAAATGAAGAACTAGGTAGTGGGGCAGAACATCATAATGAGTACTTTGATATTGATGATGCTTCATTAAGATATGGTATTGGTACAATGGTTAAATTTACAGTAGATAATTTAGCTAATTAA
- a CDS encoding RidA family protein — translation MKKVQTNNAPQAVGPYSQAIDTGNVVYLSGQLGLTAEGEMVSGVVEQTHQAFKNMMAVLEEAGLGLENVVKTLVLLDDIADFQRVNEVYGQYFKEPYPARSAFAVKNLPLGGLVEIEVIAVRN, via the coding sequence ATGAAAAAAGTTCAAACAAATAATGCACCCCAAGCCGTTGGTCCATACTCACAAGCGATTGATACCGGAAACGTCGTGTATCTATCTGGGCAATTAGGTTTAACCGCTGAAGGTGAAATGGTAAGTGGCGTTGTCGAACAAACCCATCAAGCCTTTAAAAATATGATGGCTGTTTTAGAAGAAGCAGGCTTAGGGTTAGAAAATGTTGTTAAAACCTTAGTCTTATTAGATGACATTGCCGATTTTCAACGAGTGAATGAAGTATACGGTCAATATTTCAAAGAACCATATCCAGCTCGTTCAGCCTTTGCCGTTAAAAATTTACCTTTAGGTGGATTAGTTGAGATTGAGGTTATTGCTGTTCGGAATTAA
- a CDS encoding MarR family winged helix-turn-helix transcriptional regulator — MNETLNTSIDLAKYQDQLEVYEKEVISTWVDEDEDIELTAERYKQLNNIMQPMYNLILSYSKYFSIRKDYGTGIELTMIEAHILQDITDPEYQTASALAKKWKRTRSAISQIITKLENKQLIERTANPSDRKSYDLKLTPLGQETALAHSRYDNVDIVKTHKKLFKKFSPVEMAAFFAICESYNEILEENQNL; from the coding sequence ATGAATGAAACATTAAATACATCCATAGACTTGGCTAAGTATCAAGATCAGTTAGAAGTCTATGAAAAAGAAGTTATTTCAACATGGGTGGATGAAGATGAAGATATTGAATTAACCGCTGAAAGATACAAACAACTAAATAATATTATGCAACCCATGTACAACCTTATTTTATCTTATTCCAAATACTTTTCAATTCGAAAAGATTATGGAACGGGCATTGAATTAACTATGATTGAAGCCCATATTTTGCAAGATATTACAGATCCGGAATATCAAACGGCTTCGGCTCTAGCCAAAAAGTGGAAAAGAACACGTAGTGCTATTTCGCAAATTATTACCAAACTTGAAAACAAACAATTGATTGAAAGAACGGCTAACCCTTCTGACCGAAAATCGTATGATTTGAAATTAACGCCTCTAGGACAAGAAACAGCGCTGGCTCATAGTCGCTATGATAATGTCGATATTGTTAAGACGCATAAAAAACTTTTCAAAAAATTCTCTCCGGTTGAAATGGCTGCTTTTTTTGCCATTTGTGAGTCATACAATGAAATTCTCGAGGAAAACCAAAACCTTTAG
- a CDS encoding MerR family transcriptional regulator → MKIGEVSQLTGINIDTLRYYDRIGLVSPIRQGKHRHYQASDIETLEMIQVLKAGLFSLDEILELLKLDDKYQTLESVYQIELDDLSNIKQLVTNKTQLIDEKIASLQQAQQLLQRIEEKLNLLRKED, encoded by the coding sequence TTGAAGATTGGTGAAGTAAGCCAGTTGACCGGTATTAATATTGATACACTACGCTACTATGATCGCATTGGACTCGTTAGCCCAATCAGACAAGGTAAACATCGCCACTACCAAGCATCAGATATCGAAACGCTAGAAATGATTCAAGTCTTAAAAGCCGGACTATTTTCCTTAGACGAAATTCTCGAATTACTCAAGCTAGACGATAAATACCAAACACTCGAAAGTGTCTATCAAATTGAACTTGACGATTTAAGTAACATCAAACAACTTGTAACAAATAAAACCCAACTTATAGATGAAAAAATCGCATCCTTACAGCAAGCGCAACAACTGCTCCAACGCATTGAAGAAAAATTAAATTTACTTAGAAAAGAGGACTAA
- a CDS encoding cation-translocating P-type ATPase has translation MSKEDVKPYTLSAEEVVSHLNTDASSGLSDAEVQRRLEQYGHNELITEEKTTLLQKFIAQFKDFMIIVLLVAAAVSAVIGVIEGEGIADAVVILIVVILNAVMGVFQESKAEEAIDALKDMASPEATVRRNNANSKIKSTELVPGDIVLLEAGDIVPADLRLIESSSLQIEEAALTGESVPSEKSTEIIADPETGIGDRKNMAFSSTNVTYGRAKGVVIGTGMNTEVGNIANILSTTESQQTPLQRDQEELGKKLTYLIIIIAVITFFVGLFGPNAGDNTVIDMLLISISLAVAAIPEGLPAITTIILSIGTQKMAERNALVRTLPAVETLGSTQVICSDKTGTLTVNKMTIEKVYYNGELHEASEDIDLDTPLLRSITFANDVNTDNAGNLVGDPTEIAMIKYANDKGFDLEAALEATPRIDEVPFDSSRKLMSTIHQLEDGKYLIAAKGAPDQLIKRVTQYQDGDQVIPFTQEHSDTILAANDGMARNALRVLAGAYKIVDSLPEKVDSESIENDLIFAGLVGMIDPERQEAGEAIKVARNAGIRTVMITGDHAVTAQAIAERLGILNPDEDNSVHVTTGAELDKMSDEELTRTVSNYSVYARVSPEHKVRIIRAWQANDVVVAMTGDGVNDAPSLKQADIGVGMGITGTEVSKGASDMVLADDNFETIVVAVEEGRKVFANIQKAVQFLLSANMGEVITLFVATFMGWTILEPIHILWINLVTDVFPAIALGMENAEKDSMTKAPRTRKDNFLSFGVLPSIFYQGILEGGITLFVYWVGHYVLYPHDNNIAETMAFITLGMIQLFHSYNVKSTFKSMFSSNPFDNKYLNLAFIGSGALLLGVILIPGINTYFDVTLPTASGWAVAIIAAISIIPLVEIIKWILRTTGVAAKYEKPGSENVQ, from the coding sequence ATGTCAAAAGAGGATGTAAAACCTTATACATTGTCGGCTGAAGAAGTGGTGAGTCATTTAAACACCGATGCTTCTTCTGGTTTAAGTGATGCAGAAGTCCAACGTCGTCTCGAGCAATATGGTCATAATGAACTGATTACGGAAGAAAAAACAACTTTATTGCAAAAGTTTATTGCTCAGTTTAAAGACTTTATGATTATTGTCTTGTTAGTTGCCGCAGCTGTTTCAGCGGTTATCGGAGTTATCGAAGGTGAAGGAATTGCGGATGCTGTCGTTATCTTAATCGTAGTTATTTTAAATGCGGTTATGGGTGTATTCCAAGAATCCAAGGCCGAAGAAGCCATTGATGCTTTAAAAGATATGGCGTCACCTGAAGCGACCGTACGTCGGAATAATGCTAATTCAAAAATTAAAAGTACCGAATTAGTACCAGGAGACATCGTTTTACTTGAAGCTGGGGATATCGTGCCAGCCGATTTACGTTTAATTGAATCCAGTTCTTTACAAATTGAAGAAGCTGCCTTAACCGGTGAGTCTGTACCGTCTGAGAAAAGCACAGAAATTATTGCTGATCCAGAAACGGGTATTGGTGACCGCAAAAACATGGCTTTTTCAAGTACCAATGTGACCTATGGTCGTGCCAAGGGTGTGGTTATCGGTACAGGTATGAATACCGAAGTCGGTAATATTGCTAATATATTATCTACGACTGAAAGTCAACAAACGCCATTGCAACGTGACCAAGAAGAACTAGGTAAGAAACTGACGTATTTAATTATCATTATCGCTGTTATTACCTTCTTTGTTGGACTTTTTGGACCAAACGCGGGTGATAATACCGTTATTGATATGTTACTTATTTCTATTTCACTAGCAGTTGCGGCTATCCCTGAAGGGTTGCCAGCCATTACAACCATCATTTTATCTATTGGTACACAAAAAATGGCTGAAAGAAACGCCCTAGTTCGTACCTTACCAGCCGTTGAAACTTTAGGTTCAACCCAAGTTATTTGTTCTGATAAGACAGGTACATTAACCGTTAACAAGATGACCATTGAAAAAGTATACTACAATGGTGAATTACATGAAGCCAGTGAAGATATTGATTTAGATACACCTTTATTACGGTCGATTACATTTGCCAATGACGTCAACACAGATAATGCTGGTAATTTAGTCGGGGATCCAACGGAAATTGCGATGATTAAATACGCTAATGATAAAGGCTTTGATTTAGAAGCTGCATTAGAAGCCACACCACGTATTGATGAAGTGCCATTTGATTCATCTCGTAAATTAATGTCTACCATCCACCAACTTGAAGACGGAAAATATTTAATTGCTGCTAAGGGTGCTCCCGATCAATTAATCAAACGTGTCACTCAATATCAAGATGGCGATCAAGTAATTCCATTTACACAAGAACATAGCGATACCATTCTTGCCGCTAATGACGGTATGGCACGTAATGCTTTGCGGGTGCTTGCAGGAGCTTACAAAATTGTTGATTCACTCCCTGAAAAAGTGGATTCAGAATCAATTGAAAATGATTTAATTTTCGCTGGACTTGTGGGTATGATTGACCCTGAACGTCAAGAAGCTGGCGAAGCTATCAAAGTAGCTCGTAATGCCGGTATTCGTACCGTTATGATTACAGGTGACCATGCCGTTACTGCACAAGCCATTGCCGAACGTTTAGGGATTTTAAATCCTGATGAGGATAATTCCGTTCACGTTACGACAGGTGCTGAATTAGACAAAATGTCTGATGAAGAATTAACTCGTACCGTATCTAACTACTCTGTATATGCACGTGTATCTCCAGAACATAAAGTTAGAATTATCCGCGCTTGGCAAGCCAATGATGTGGTCGTAGCCATGACCGGTGACGGTGTTAACGATGCTCCTTCATTAAAGCAAGCCGATATCGGTGTTGGTATGGGTATTACCGGAACAGAAGTATCTAAAGGTGCTTCAGACATGGTTCTAGCCGATGATAACTTCGAAACCATCGTTGTAGCCGTTGAAGAAGGACGTAAAGTATTTGCTAACATTCAAAAAGCTGTACAGTTCTTACTTTCAGCAAACATGGGTGAAGTTATTACTTTATTCGTCGCAACCTTTATGGGCTGGACCATTTTAGAGCCGATTCATATCTTATGGATTAACCTCGTTACCGACGTTTTCCCTGCTATTGCTTTAGGTATGGAAAATGCTGAAAAAGACTCAATGACTAAAGCACCACGTACACGCAAAGATAACTTCCTTTCATTCGGAGTTTTACCAAGTATCTTCTATCAAGGTATCCTTGAAGGCGGTATTACCTTATTCGTTTATTGGGTAGGTCATTATGTTCTTTACCCTCATGACAACAACATTGCAGAAACAATGGCCTTTATTACGTTAGGTATGATCCAATTGTTCCATTCATATAACGTTAAGTCAACATTCAAATCAATGTTCAGCAGTAATCCATTTGATAACAAATACTTGAACTTAGCCTTTATAGGGTCTGGTGCCTTATTATTAGGTGTTATCCTTATCCCAGGTATTAATACCTACTTCGATGTCACTTTACCAACAGCATCCGGCTGGGCCGTAGCAATCATCGCTGCTATCAGTATTATTCCATTGGTAGAAATTATTAAATGGATTCTACGCACGACAGGTGTTGCTGCTAAATATGAAAAACCAGGTAGCGAAAACGTTCAATAA
- a CDS encoding class A sortase: MSEEKNPQSRSERRKKEKRKGGRFQTILGVILIIIAAALLAIDPIKNQIIRQGSEQNQIGNLTREEVIANQDRDVEYDWQAITNINAAEVLANSINPNDLPTIGGIAIPEVSMNLPIYKGVTNEGMYLGAGTLYPDMEMGESNYSIASHHSINEDLLFAPLMRVEMGDIIYLTDLENIYVYQVDYIDQVEPTRVDLVQPTVEPIVTLITCDYSLNERVVVQGSLVETVAIENASQEMLNAFNLPQTIPG; encoded by the coding sequence ATGTCAGAAGAAAAGAATCCTCAAAGTCGTTCGGAGCGACGTAAAAAGGAAAAACGCAAGGGTGGTCGTTTTCAAACGATACTGGGTGTCATCTTGATTATTATTGCGGCTGCCTTACTTGCAATTGACCCAATAAAAAACCAGATTATTCGACAAGGGTCTGAACAAAATCAAATTGGTAATTTAACACGCGAGGAAGTCATAGCCAACCAAGATCGTGACGTTGAATACGACTGGCAAGCCATTACTAACATTAACGCCGCTGAGGTATTAGCTAATAGCATTAATCCCAATGATTTGCCGACTATCGGTGGCATAGCGATTCCCGAGGTATCGATGAATTTACCGATTTACAAAGGGGTAACCAACGAGGGAATGTATTTAGGCGCAGGAACCTTATATCCGGATATGGAAATGGGTGAATCCAACTATTCGATTGCTAGCCATCATTCGATTAATGAAGATTTATTATTTGCACCTCTGATGCGTGTTGAAATGGGAGATATCATTTACCTAACGGATTTAGAGAATATTTATGTTTATCAAGTGGACTATATCGATCAAGTCGAACCAACGCGTGTGGATTTAGTCCAGCCAACGGTTGAACCGATTGTTACGTTAATAACGTGTGATTACAGTCTTAACGAACGTGTCGTCGTTCAAGGTAGTTTGGTTGAGACGGTCGCCATCGAGAATGCCAGTCAGGAAATGTTAAATGCCTTCAATTTACCGCAGACCATTCCGGGTTAG
- a CDS encoding ABC transporter permease codes for MEQNLQVSPLSLVLTFSLVFIALFISYREKLGLEKDILVAIIRMIIQLSVVGFVLTAIFSVDNTWITLGMVLIIIINAAWNAAQRAKGIEHAFRDSFISIFVTTAISLVVIVISGSVEFIPSQIIPISGMIVGTVMTSVGLTYSNMRQLYADRQQAVIEMLALGATPRQASQGILRDTIRQGLQPTIDSTRMVGLVTLPGMMSGMIFAGVEPTKAIMYQMMVMIVMVAATALSVFLAAYLTFGKYFSSRYQLKTEIWE; via the coding sequence ATGGAACAAAATTTGCAAGTAAGTCCTTTAAGTTTAGTCTTAACGTTCAGTTTAGTCTTTATCGCTTTATTTATTTCCTATAGAGAAAAGTTGGGTTTAGAAAAAGATATTCTAGTAGCAATCATCCGCATGATTATTCAATTATCAGTTGTCGGCTTTGTCTTAACAGCGATATTTAGTGTGGATAATACATGGATTACCTTAGGAATGGTTTTAATTATCATTATTAACGCTGCTTGGAATGCTGCGCAGCGTGCCAAAGGCATTGAACATGCCTTCCGTGATTCTTTTATATCGATTTTTGTCACCACAGCGATTAGTTTGGTTGTTATTGTTATTTCCGGAAGTGTGGAATTTATACCCTCACAAATCATTCCCATCAGTGGAATGATTGTCGGTACCGTGATGACTTCCGTTGGCTTAACTTATTCAAATATGCGGCAATTATATGCGGATCGTCAACAGGCGGTGATAGAAATGTTAGCCTTAGGCGCTACACCACGCCAAGCATCACAGGGTATTTTACGTGATACGATTCGTCAAGGTCTACAACCTACGATTGATAGTACACGGATGGTTGGACTGGTAACCTTGCCGGGGATGATGTCAGGGATGATTTTTGCAGGTGTTGAACCAACCAAAGCCATTATGTATCAAATGATGGTTATGATTGTGATGGTCGCCGCCACTGCCCTTTCCGTATTTCTAGCAGCCTACTTAACCTTTGGCAAATACTTTAGCAGTCGCTACCAACTAAAAACCGAAATTTGGGAATAA
- a CDS encoding ABC transporter ATP-binding protein, with protein sequence MSDQLTIDNLSITANGQAIFEPVSFSVKAGEVIALVGPSGSGKSTLLKFLVQLNDPRLEHTGRYLFDGRDVNDYDPVTLRQAISYCVQTPSLFGQTVEDNLRFPYEIRNLEFDRSHALELLNQMKLSDAFLDRKINSLSGGEKQRVSLIRNVLFAPKVILLDEITSALDGETRKDIWEWLRVYHEETGVTVILVSHMEEEQLMTQRQIKLVKANNKGGN encoded by the coding sequence ATGTCAGATCAACTCACGATAGATAATCTTTCAATTACGGCTAATGGGCAAGCCATTTTTGAACCGGTTAGCTTTTCTGTAAAAGCCGGCGAAGTTATTGCCCTCGTTGGACCTTCGGGTAGTGGTAAGAGTACTTTATTGAAATTTTTGGTTCAATTAAATGATCCAAGACTCGAACATACAGGAAGATATTTATTCGATGGAAGAGACGTTAATGATTATGACCCCGTTACTTTACGTCAAGCCATTTCCTATTGTGTTCAAACCCCTAGTTTGTTTGGTCAAACCGTCGAGGATAATTTACGCTTTCCTTATGAGATACGTAATCTAGAATTTGATCGTTCACATGCCCTAGAATTACTCAATCAAATGAAGTTATCCGATGCGTTTTTAGACCGTAAAATCAACTCGTTATCAGGAGGCGAAAAACAACGGGTTTCATTAATCCGTAACGTCCTATTTGCACCAAAAGTTATTTTGCTAGATGAAATTACATCGGCCTTAGATGGGGAGACACGCAAAGATATCTGGGAATGGTTGCGTGTGTATCATGAAGAGACAGGCGTCACAGTTATTTTAGTTAGTCATATGGAAGAAGAACAACTGATGACCCAACGTCAAATTAAGCTAGTTAAAGCCAATAATAAAGGAGGCAACTAA
- a CDS encoding ABC transporter ATP-binding protein, with translation MQVRFEDVTMRFQDNTVLDKINFTLPSKQLVSFLGPSGCGKSTTLYLISGLLEASGGKIFFDDRDVTKLDPVKRQVGLVFQNYALYPHLTVLENIMFPLKMAKMPKKERRERAEEMARLTRITDQLNKYPRQLSGGQQQRVAISRALSKSPDTLLMDEPLSNLDARLRIEMREEIRRIQQETEVTTVFVTHDQEEALSIADRVMVLDKGEIQQISDPVTLYQRPNNLFVAKFIGTPIINTFQRSSVALNPEAEIFNQEWELIGIRSEQFRLADESDYLIKAQVQRIENVGKETTIHCVAGEEHFVATDIEANISENDTIYLKVKGDLLLFDQDNNIIESSGDNES, from the coding sequence ATGCAAGTAAGATTTGAAGATGTTACCATGCGTTTCCAAGATAATACCGTTTTGGACAAAATCAACTTTACATTACCAAGTAAACAATTGGTTTCTTTTTTAGGACCTAGTGGGTGTGGTAAGTCAACGACCTTGTACCTAATTTCAGGATTGTTAGAAGCTAGTGGTGGGAAAATCTTTTTTGATGACCGTGATGTAACTAAGTTAGATCCGGTTAAACGACAAGTTGGGTTAGTCTTTCAAAATTACGCTCTATACCCACATTTGACCGTTTTAGAAAATATTATGTTCCCTTTGAAAATGGCTAAGATGCCTAAAAAAGAACGTCGTGAACGTGCCGAAGAAATGGCCCGTTTAACCCGCATTACCGATCAATTAAATAAATACCCCCGTCAATTATCGGGCGGGCAACAACAACGTGTGGCCATTAGTCGAGCCCTATCCAAGTCACCGGATACTCTTTTGATGGATGAACCTTTATCCAACTTAGATGCACGTCTAAGAATTGAAATGCGTGAGGAAATAAGACGCATTCAGCAAGAAACAGAAGTAACAACTGTCTTTGTTACGCACGACCAAGAAGAAGCGCTTAGTATTGCCGATCGTGTGATGGTTTTAGATAAGGGTGAAATTCAACAAATCAGTGATCCAGTGACCTTATATCAACGCCCTAATAATTTGTTTGTGGCGAAATTTATTGGGACACCGATCATCAATACTTTCCAACGTTCTTCAGTAGCCCTCAATCCTGAAGCAGAGATATTTAATCAAGAATGGGAATTGATTGGGATTCGCTCGGAACAATTTAGATTAGCGGATGAATCGGATTATTTAATCAAGGCGCAGGTGCAACGGATTGAAAATGTTGGTAAGGAAACGACTATTCACTGCGTAGCGGGTGAAGAACATTTTGTTGCGACGGATATCGAAGCGAATATTTCGGAAAATGATACGATTTATCTAAAGGTTAAAGGAGACCTTTTGTTATTTGACCAAGATAATAATATCATTGAAAGTAGTGGTGACAATGAATCGTAA
- a CDS encoding carbohydrate ABC transporter permease yields the protein MNRKVTLKSTLQALLYLAPMLILVGIFTVYPIIKSIDMSFYLDFNLFTGEIDGRGLANYEELFNDPAFYQALKNTAIFVIGVVPASLIISLAIALMLNMIPFLKGFFRTVYFLPYVTSTVAISIVWNWLYHSRYGLFNYILGLFGVEPINWLNNPDMALPAVIIMSIWKGLGFNILLFLVGLGNIDENYYKAAKIDGANAWNRFINITLPLLRPTIFLLSIVGVINNFKVFDEVYSLFNGRPGPAGSATTLVYYLFQKFYVQFDYGVAAASGIVLFLIVLGITLIQFFGNRYFEKRGG from the coding sequence ATGAATCGTAAAGTTACCCTAAAGAGTACCTTGCAAGCTTTGTTGTATTTGGCGCCGATGCTGATTTTAGTTGGGATATTTACTGTTTATCCAATTATTAAATCGATTGATATGAGTTTTTATTTAGATTTTAATTTGTTTACAGGCGAGATAGATGGACGGGGTTTGGCGAATTACGAAGAGTTATTTAACGATCCGGCTTTTTATCAAGCGTTAAAAAATACCGCTATCTTTGTTATCGGTGTCGTACCAGCTTCTCTCATTATTTCGTTAGCGATTGCTTTAATGTTAAACATGATTCCGTTTCTTAAAGGGTTCTTTAGAACCGTTTATTTTCTGCCTTATGTGACGTCCACCGTGGCTATTTCAATTGTTTGGAATTGGCTCTATCATTCGCGTTACGGTCTTTTCAATTATATTCTTGGCTTGTTTGGGGTTGAACCCATTAATTGGCTAAATAATCCTGATATGGCACTGCCAGCGGTGATTATTATGTCTATTTGGAAAGGTTTAGGCTTTAATATTTTGCTATTTCTTGTTGGTTTGGGCAATATTGATGAAAATTATTATAAGGCGGCTAAAATTGATGGCGCCAATGCTTGGAATAGATTTATTAATATTACCTTGCCTCTATTACGGCCGACAATCTTTTTATTATCAATTGTTGGTGTGATCAACAACTTTAAGGTTTTTGATGAAGTCTATTCTTTATTTAATGGACGTCCTGGTCCAGCGGGTTCAGCGACTACCTTAGTCTATTATTTATTCCAGAAGTTTTATGTTCAATTTGATTATGGTGTGGCTGCGGCTTCTGGGATTGTCTTGTTCTTAATCGTGTTAGGCATTACCTTGATTCAATTTTTCGGTAATCGTTACTTTGAGAAGCGGGGTGGCTAG
- a CDS encoding carbohydrate ABC transporter permease yields MKKIFSYSITYVILFFGGVLMILPFYWMIATSLKTGTEAIAIPPVWVPETLQFGNYAKAWEAAPFGRYFLNSVFVTSVTTIGELFTSILAAYAFAKLRFWGKDILFILLLGTMMVPGELMTIPNFVTLADWGMINTYWALILPWLASVFSVFTLKQSFESIPNELYYAAKSDGCSDWRFLWEMVVPLSKSSIIAVTILKVIGSWNAFMWPLIVTNERSLRTLPVGLQAFTTEAGTQYELLMAASTIVVVPMVVIYLLLQKYIMQGISRSGLKG; encoded by the coding sequence ATGAAAAAGATCTTTTCTTATTCGATAACTTACGTTATTTTATTCTTTGGTGGCGTGCTAATGATTTTGCCTTTTTACTGGATGATTGCGACCAGTTTGAAGACAGGGACAGAAGCTATCGCCATCCCACCAGTCTGGGTGCCTGAAACTTTGCAATTTGGTAATTATGCCAAAGCCTGGGAAGCGGCACCGTTCGGTCGTTATTTTCTAAACAGTGTGTTCGTCACATCTGTCACAACGATCGGCGAATTATTTACGAGCATTTTGGCAGCTTATGCCTTTGCTAAACTTAGATTTTGGGGTAAAGATATCTTATTCATCTTGTTACTGGGTACGATGATGGTTCCAGGTGAGTTAATGACCATTCCTAACTTTGTTACATTAGCAGATTGGGGAATGATCAATACTTACTGGGCACTTATTTTACCTTGGTTAGCTAGTGTGTTTTCCGTCTTTACTTTGAAACAATCCTTCGAATCAATACCGAATGAATTGTATTATGCTGCTAAATCAGATGGTTGTAGTGATTGGCGTTTCCTTTGGGAAATGGTCGTTCCACTATCCAAATCATCGATTATTGCAGTAACCATTCTGAAGGTAATTGGTAGTTGGAATGCGTTCATGTGGCCTTTAATTGTCACAAATGAACGGTCGCTACGTACCTTACCTGTGGGATTACAAGCCTTTACGACCGAAGCTGGAACACAGTATGAACTGTTAATGGCTGCGTCAACAATTGTCGTAGTTCCTATGGTTGTCATTTATCTACTGTTGCAAAAGTACATCATGCAAGGCATTTCGCGTTCTGGCCTCAAGGGTTAG